A single region of the Cucumis melo cultivar AY chromosome 3, USDA_Cmelo_AY_1.0, whole genome shotgun sequence genome encodes:
- the LOC103485678 gene encoding gibberellin 20 oxidase 2: MDSNISEFDSQEQAPNEALPFLHASKLTHKTLFVSSKFIWPKGDLVEAYGKLSEPYVDLEGFLKGDKKATLEASKLVRKACLEHGFFQVTNHGVDQNLLATALHEMGPIFNLPFNVKTRASQSHPAKMWGFSTAHSNRFSSKLPWKETFSFGFDHCNSFNNEPSVVDFFSSTLGKEFKEIGVIYEKYCEAMRDLSLALTELLGISLGLERSHFRMFFEDGSSIMRLNSYPICEQGGVALGTGPHCDPTALTILHQDQVGGLEVFANNLWHSVPPSPNALVVNIGDLLMAQCNGEYKSCVHRAVVNKHKERRSLAFFLCPRKDKVVRPPEKLISDDESRKYPDFSWSELLEFTQKHYRADAATLQNFTKWVVSSRPWGL, translated from the exons ATGGATTCAAATATCTCTGAATTCGACTCCCAGGAGCAAGCACCCAATGAAGCACTTCCTTTTCTCCACGCTTCCAAATTAACCCATAAAACCCTATTCGTATCATCCAAATTCATTTGGCCAAAAGGGGATCTAGTAGAAGCTTATGGAAAGCTAAGTGAACCATATGTGGATCTTGAGGGCTTCCTCAAGGGCGATAAAAAGGCAACCCTTGAAGCTTCCAAGCTCGTGAGGAAAGCCTGCTTGGAACATGGCTTCTTCCAAGTTACCAACCATGGCGTCGATCAAAATCTCTTGGCCACTGCCCTCCACGAAATGGGACCTATTTTTAACCTTCCTTTTAACGTTAAGACGAGGGCCTCTCAATCCCACCCTGCAAAAATGTGGGGCTTTTCCACTGCTCATTCAAATCGCTTTTCCTCAAAGCTGCCATGGAAGGAAACTTTCTCCTTTGGGTTTGACCATTGCAATAGCTTCAATAATGAACCATCTGTTGTTGATTTCTTCTCTTCCACCCTGGGCAAGGAATTTAAAGAAATTGG GGTTATATATGAAAAGTACTGCGAAGCAATGAGGGACCTTTCTCTAGCATTAACCGAGCTCCTGGGAATAAGCTTGGGATTGGAGAGATCGCATTTTCGCATGTTTTTCGAAGATGGAAGCTCCATAATGCGATTGAACAGCTACCCAATTTGCGAACAAGGCGGCGTGGCCCTCGGCACTGGGCCTCATTGCGATCCAACAGCTTTGACCATCCTCCACCAGGACCAGGTCGGTGGGCTCGAAGTCTTTGCCAACAACCTATGGCACTCCGTTCCTCCCTCTCCTAACGCACTCGTTGTTAACATTGGTGACCTTCTCATG GCACAGTGTAATGGAGAATACAAAAGCTGCGTGCATAGGGCGGTGGTGAACAAGCACAAGGAGAGGAGGTCATTGGCATTCTTCCTTTGTCCAAGGAAAGACAAGGTAGTGAGGCCGCCGGAGAAACTCATCTCCGACGACGAGTCCAGAAAGTATCCGGATTTTTCGTGGTCTGAGCTGCTTGAATTCACACAAAAACACTACAGAGCCGATGCAGCAACGCTTCAAAACTTCACCAAATGGGTCGTGTCCTCGAGACCATGGGGTCTTTAG
- the LOC127148552 gene encoding peptidyl-prolyl cis-trans isomerase FKBP16-1, chloroplastic-like isoform X3 encodes MDEEVSISKHPMINHLDVRNASFSVKRFPRRLFSHFIGFYPILLYAYPSFGAPMMEMQEPDIVRTLKLDSGVRIQEVFEGDGAEAHEGDMVEFNYVCRRSNGYFVHSTVDQFSGESTPVILPLKEKQVSAARTCNCIFVYIFCFSKGSVTLSLGNLIMNRDRV; translated from the exons ATGGATGAGGAAGTATCCATATCCAAGCATCCTATGATCAATCATTTGGACGTTAGGAATGCATCATTTTCTGTCAAAAGATTTCCAAGAAGGTTGTTCTCACATTTCATTGGTTTCTATCCCATCTTGTTATATGCATATCCTAGTTTCGGTGCACCAATGATGGAAATGCAAGAACCTGACATAGTTCG GACACTAAAGCTTGACAGTGGAGTTAGGATTCAAG AAGTTTTTGAGGGAGATGGAGCAGAAGCACATGAAGGAGACATGGTGGAGTTCAATTATGTCTGCAGGCGTTCAAATGGATATTTTGTTCATAG CACCGTTGATCAATTCAGTGGAGAAAGCACACCAGTAATCCTGCCTTTGAAAGAAAAACAG GTTTCGGCTGCGAGGACTTGCAAttgtatatttgtatatattttttgctTCAGCAAAGGCAGCGTGACATTGAGTTTAGGAAATCTGATAATGAACAGAGATAGAG TTTAA
- the LOC127148552 gene encoding peptidyl-prolyl cis-trans isomerase FKBP16-1, chloroplastic-like isoform X2: MDEEVSISKHPMINHLDVRNASFSVKRFPRRLFSHFIGFYPILLYAYPSFGAPMMEMQEPDIVRTLKLDSGVRIQEVFEGDGAEAHEGDMVEFNYVCRRSNGYFVHSTVDQFSGESTPVILPLKEKQVSAARTCNCIFVYIFCFSKGSVTLSLGNLIMNRDRGN; the protein is encoded by the exons ATGGATGAGGAAGTATCCATATCCAAGCATCCTATGATCAATCATTTGGACGTTAGGAATGCATCATTTTCTGTCAAAAGATTTCCAAGAAGGTTGTTCTCACATTTCATTGGTTTCTATCCCATCTTGTTATATGCATATCCTAGTTTCGGTGCACCAATGATGGAAATGCAAGAACCTGACATAGTTCG GACACTAAAGCTTGACAGTGGAGTTAGGATTCAAG AAGTTTTTGAGGGAGATGGAGCAGAAGCACATGAAGGAGACATGGTGGAGTTCAATTATGTCTGCAGGCGTTCAAATGGATATTTTGTTCATAG CACCGTTGATCAATTCAGTGGAGAAAGCACACCAGTAATCCTGCCTTTGAAAGAAAAACAG GTTTCGGCTGCGAGGACTTGCAAttgtatatttgtatatattttttgctTCAGCAAAGGCAGCGTGACATTGAGTTTAGGAAATCTGATAATGAACAGAGATAGAG GAAATTGA
- the LOC127148552 gene encoding peptidyl-prolyl cis-trans isomerase FKBP16-1, chloroplastic-like isoform X1 — MDEEVSISKHPMINHLDVRNASFSVKRFPRRLFSHFIGFYPILLYAYPSFGAPMMEMQEPDIVRTLKLDSGVRIQEVFEGDGAEAHEGDMVEFNYVCRRSNGYFVHSTVDQFSGESTPVILPLKEKQVSAARTCNCIFVYIFCFSKGSVTLSLGNLIMNRDRGSYH; from the exons ATGGATGAGGAAGTATCCATATCCAAGCATCCTATGATCAATCATTTGGACGTTAGGAATGCATCATTTTCTGTCAAAAGATTTCCAAGAAGGTTGTTCTCACATTTCATTGGTTTCTATCCCATCTTGTTATATGCATATCCTAGTTTCGGTGCACCAATGATGGAAATGCAAGAACCTGACATAGTTCG GACACTAAAGCTTGACAGTGGAGTTAGGATTCAAG AAGTTTTTGAGGGAGATGGAGCAGAAGCACATGAAGGAGACATGGTGGAGTTCAATTATGTCTGCAGGCGTTCAAATGGATATTTTGTTCATAG CACCGTTGATCAATTCAGTGGAGAAAGCACACCAGTAATCCTGCCTTTGAAAGAAAAACAG GTTTCGGCTGCGAGGACTTGCAAttgtatatttgtatatattttttgctTCAGCAAAGGCAGCGTGACATTGAGTTTAGGAAATCTGATAATGAACAGAGATAGAG ggagctatcactaa